The Coffea arabica cultivar ET-39 chromosome 3c, Coffea Arabica ET-39 HiFi, whole genome shotgun sequence genome contains a region encoding:
- the LOC113734933 gene encoding probably inactive leucine-rich repeat receptor-like protein kinase At5g48380 — protein sequence MATAINSRLVALVFLLGIFTLGSGNPRDVDCLRSIKESLDDPFHRLSSWNYDNSTEGFICSFVGVECWHPYENKVQTINLRGMGLKGEFPRGLANCSALTAIDLSTNSLYGTIPSDLSRIVRFATSLNLSFNNFSGEIPVTLANCSFLNALQLSNNQLTGQIPPEIGLLDRLKIFNVANNLLSGPVPNFIRATIPSESYANNLGLCGGPLEPCKSNSETKKQDKILFTSGFVVGWVLSTILALVLNLFIVPILSARKLKSKNEKKQKTTASEGPRLLTSNGRIQDSKIMALEKHVTRMSFEELSKATDDFHCMNTIGKGKLGTMYKAILQNGWFLAVKKLHNSYDFDQEFMSEIMTVGRMRHCNFVPLIGFCYEINSRLLVYKYMSNGNLHDLLFSAQNGKVKCIEWPIRVKIAVGIARGLAWLHQVGVVHSSICSRCILLDHSCEPKISNFGSAKLLKSNFSSSSWRTVVDNEVWESGSFKKDVYEFGVVLLELIAEKEFSQMNGCLKSFEGLDMVEWTFQNSKPYDSDEIMQAYKDEILEFVRIAVDCIQSDPARRPSMLEVYKTLSKITGRSVLAND from the exons ATGGCTACGGCCATTAATTCAAGGCTTGTAGCCCTTGTGTTTTTGCTAGGAATATTTACTTTGGGAAGTGGAAACCCACGCGATGTTGATTGCTTGAGATCTATCAAGGAGTCCTTGGATGATCCATTTCACCGTTTATCAAGCTGGAATTATGACAACAGCACGGAAGGCTTTATATGTTCCTTCGTGGGTGTTGAATGCTGGCATCCTTACGAGAATAAGGTTCAAACTATTAACCTACGCGGAATGGGACTAAAAGGTGAGTTTCCTAGAGGCCTAGCCAATTGCTCAGCTTTAACGGCTATAGACCTTTCAACAAATAGTCTCTATGGAACCATTCCTTCTGATTTATCACGTATTGTCCGATTTGCTACAAGTCTTAACCTTTCTTTCAACAATTTTTCGGGTGAAATTCCTGTAACTCTTGCAAATTGTTCATTTCTAAATGCCCTACAGCTCAGCAACAACCAATTAACAGGTCAAATTCCTCCAGAAATTGGCCTATTAGATCGCTTGAAGATTTTTAATGTTGCCAACAACCTTTTATCTGGCCCAGTCCCTAATTTTATTCGCGCAACTATACCTTCTGAAAGCTATGCAAATAATTTGGGGCTTTGTGGTGGTCCTTTAGAGCCTTGTAAGTCTAATTCAGAAACAAAGAAACAGGACAAAATCCTCTTCACAAGTGGTTTTGTGGTTGGATGGGTACTTTCTACCATCTTGGCTCTAGTTCTTAACTTGTTTATTGTGCCTATTCTGAGTGCAAGAAAACTAAAGAGCAAGAatgagaaaaaacaaaagactaCAGCTTCTGAAGGGCCACGACTTTTAACTTCGAATGGGAGAATCCAAGACTCTAAG ATTATGGCACTGGAAAAACATGTAACAAGAATGAGTTTCGAAGAACTCAGCAAGGCAACTGATGATTTCCACTGTATGAATACAATTGGAAAGGGGAAACTGGGGACAATGTACAAGGCAATACTCCAAAATGGTTGGTTTCTTGCCGTCAAGAAACTCCATAACTCATATGATTTCGATCAAGAATTTATGTCTGAGATCATGACTGTTGGAAGGATGAGACATTGCAATTTCGTACCACTCATAGGCTTCTGCTATGAAATTAACAGCAGACTTTTAGTCTATAAATACATGTCGAATGGAAACCTCCATGATCTCCTCTTTTCTGCTCAAAACGGCAAGGTCAAGTGCATAGAATGGCCTATAAGGGTGAAAATAGCAGTTGGGATTGCAAGAGGACTTGCATGGCTTCATCAGGTTGGAGTAGTCCATAGCAGCATTTGTTCAAGATGCATATTGCTTGATCATAGTTGTGAACCCAAGATATCCAACTTTGGAAGtgcaaaacttttgaaatcgaacTTTAGTTCTTCGAGTTGGAGAACAGTGGTAGATAATGAAGTATGGGAGTCGGGTTCGTTTAAGAAGGATGTCTATGAGTTTGGAGTTGTGCTTCTTGAGTTAATTGCTGAAAAGGAATTTAGCCAAATGAATGGTTGTCTGAAGAGTTTTGAAGGTCTTGATATGGTCGAATGGACATTTCAGAACTCCAAACCATATGATTCGGATGAGATTATGCAAGCATATAAAGACGAGATCCTTGAGTTTGTTAGAATTGCAGTTGACTGCATTCAATCTGATCCGGCAAGAAGGCCATCCATGCTAGAAGTTTATAAAACATTAAGCAAAATCACTGGGAGATCTGTACTTGCAAATGATTAA
- the LOC113735557 gene encoding F-box/LRR-repeat protein At3g26922-like produces the protein MEKEVPQYLPEGIIHHIFSFLNTKQRTQASLLSKAWLKAWRTNPRLDFDDRYFHQIKNPVCKFFEDQRNFSLKHPGNCSSCEEKFRAHVSNYTLLRKHAYQDHHVEEFNLSMTLIKDDYVVCDLINTWLGFAVEFGVKVLQVTLHQGLYSSYTLPIGHILPKAESLTELRVKNCRFPMQIYGERNIMCKNIKVLKFEEVYITNEMFDCLIAGCPSINDLVIIDCRGLNKIELINLCSLEKLRIYVKNDLSIKVDQAPCIENVELLSLDWMNFVQLGTSPNLKSLSLYSGRCIRNGKLFDDFVTKFPRLEYLRVIESGSFAGLERINLTSHSRKHIHWFSTSETPKELDIDAPSLASFSYSNQIIPNLSFASASCNMRSCISICCPHLIDYSWFLRC, from the coding sequence ATGGAAAAAGAAGTGCCGCAGTACTTGCCGGAAGGCATAATCCACCATATATTCTCTTTTCTCAACACAAAACAGAGAACCCAAGCAAGCCTTTTATCCAAGGCTTGGCTGAAGGCATGGCGCACAAACCCCAGATTAGATTTTGATGATCGGTACTTCCACCAAATAAAGAACCCTGTTTGTAAATTTTTCGAGGATCAACGAAATTTCTCACTTAAGCATCCAGGAAATTGCTCGAGTTGTGAAGAGAAGTTCAGGGCCCATGTTAGCAATTATACTTTGTTGCGGAAACATGCTTACCAAGATCATCATGTAGAGGAGTTCAATCTTTCCATGACCTTGATCAAGGACGATTATGTGGTTTGTGACCTGATCAACACATGGCTTGGGTTTGCTGTAGAATTTGGTGTCAAAGTTCTTCAAGTCACTTTGCATCAAGGTCTGTATTCATCGTACACTCTGCCTATTGGTCACATATTACCTAAGGCTGAATCATTAACAGAGTTACGGGTTAAAAATTGTAGATTCCCAATGCAGATATATGGTGAAAGGAATATTATGTGCAAGAATATCAAGGtattaaaatttgaagaagTCTACATAACTAACGAGATGTTTGATTGCTTAATTGCGGGTTGCCCCTCGATCAATGATTTGGTGATCATTGATTGCAGGGGCTTGAACAAAATCGAGTTGATCAACCTTTGCAGCCTCGAAAAACTTCGTATATATGTAAAGAATGATTTAAGTATCAAAGTTGATCAAGCGCCTTGTATTGAGAATGTTGAGTTGTTGTCTTTGGATTGGATGAATTTTGTTCAACTTGGCACATCTCCAAATTTGAAGAGCTTATCACTATATAGTGGCAGATGTATCAGAAATGGTAAATTGTTCGATGACTTCGTGACCAAATTCCCTCGTCTCGAGTATCTGAGAGTTATAGAATCAGGTAGCTTTGCTGGCTTGGAAAGAATAAATCTAACAAGCCACTCGCGGAAGCACATACACTGGTTTTCAACTTCAGAAACGCCCAAAGAATTAGATATTGATGCTCCAAGCCTTGCATCTTTCTCATATAGCAATCAAATCATCCCAAATTTATCTTTTGCAAGTGCTTCATGCAATATGAGGTCTTGTATATCTATATGCTGCCCTCATCTCATTGACTACTCGTGGTTTCTGAGGTGTTAG